The following nucleotide sequence is from Streptomyces sp. HUAS CB01.
GTGAGCAGTGCTGAGCAGACCCCTGAGACCCTCCCCGGCGCCCCCGCGAAGCGGCCGGGCCGGCTGACCGCGGCGGCGGGCCTGTGCGGGCTCGAGGCCCTGGCCCTGTTCGCCGGTGGCCTCTACATGCTGGTCTCGGGCCTGACCGGCGACCCCGAGAGCACGTCGCAGGCCGAGACCGGTGGCGTGACCCTGATCGCGCTCGGCGTCATCCCCCTGCTCGCGGCACGCGGGCTGCTGCTCCGGCGCAGCTGGAGCCGCGGCCCCGCACTCATCACACAGATCATGGCACTGCCGGTGGCCTGGACCCTGCTGCGCTCGTCGGGCGCGCTGATCCCCGCGGGCATCGTCCTCGCGGTCGTGGCCGTCACCTCGCTGGCCCTGCTCCTGAACCCGCGCACGACGGAGGCGCTGGGCATCCGCGGCCGCGCGTAGCCCCCGGCGGCCGGGGCGGGTGCGTGGTCGCCCGTCCGCAACCGCCGGAGGTCGTCACTCCTCGACGAGGAGCTTTTCGCGGAGCTGTGCGAGCGTGCGCGCCAGGAGGCGGGAGACGTGCATCTGGGAGATGCCGACCTCCTGGGCGATCTGCGACTGCGTCATGTTGCCGAAGAAGCGAAGGAGCAGAATCCGCTTCTCCCGGGGCGGCAGGTCCTCCAGCAGCGGCTTCAGCGACTCGCGGTACTCGACGCCCTCCAACGCCTCGTCCTCGGCGCCCAGGGTGTCCGCGACCGCCGGGGACTCGTCGTCGGTGTCGGGGACGTCCAGGGACAGTGTCGAGTACGCGTTGGCGGACTCCAGGCCCTCCAGGACCTCCTCCTCCGAGATGCCGAGGCGCTCGGCGAGCTCGTGGACCGTGGGGGAGCGGCCGTGCTGCTGGGACAGTTCCGCCGTCGCCGTGGTCAGCGCGAGCCGCAGTTCCTGCAGACGCCGCGGCACCCGCACCGCCCAGCCCTTGTCGCGGAAGTGCCGCTTGATCTCGCCCACGACCGTCGGCGTCGCGTACGTCGAGAACTCGACGCCCCGGTCGGGGTCGAACCGGTCCACGGACTTGATCAGCCCGATCGTCGCGACCTGGGTCAGGTCGTCGAGGGGCTCGCCGCGGTTGCGGAAGCGGCGGGCCAGGTGCTCCACCAGGGGCAGGTGCATCCGCACCAGCTGGTTGCGGAGCTCGGCGCGCTCGGGGGAGCCCTCCGGGAGTTTGCGCAGCGCGATGAACATCGACCGCGCCTCGCTCCGGTCGTTCGGAGCGTGGTGACCGTGTTCCTTGAGGTCGTGCTCGTGCTCGCTCATGGCCGCCCTCTGCCAGTGCTTCGCCTGGGAGGTACCCCCAGCCTGCTTCTGCTCCGCCGCGGCCGGGAGGCCGTCACGCTCGTCCACCGGGTGCGGCCTGGCCTGCTGCTCCGGGATGCCCGCCGGCGCGCCGCCCGGCTCCGCAGGAGCCGTGCGCCCGCTGTTCGGCGTTCCGGGAATCCGCTCCTCGTCGCGCACCGGACCGTCCCCGTCCCTCACGCCGGCCCGGGTCCCGCGCCGCGCTGTTTGTACAGGCTGATGGAGACCGTACGGTCGTCCGCCACGGAGGAGTCGACCTTGCCGGCCAGTGCCGAGAGCACCGTCCAGGCGAAGGTGTCGCGCTCCGGGGCCCGGCCGTCGGTCGTCGGGGCCGAGACCGTGACCTCCAGGGAATCGTCGACGAGCCGGAAGACGCAGCTGAGAACGGATCCGGGGACGGCCTGCTGCAGCAAGATCGCACAGGCCTCGTCGACCGCGATGCGCAGGTCCTCGATCTCGTCGAGGGTGAAGTCCAAGCGCGCCGCGAGGCCGGCCGTGGCCGTACGCAGCACGGACAGGTAGGCACCCGCAGCGGGCAGCCGGACTTCCACGAAGTCCTGAGTCCCGGGCTCGCCTGCGATCTGGGACACCCTCACCTCCAAGGTGGCACAAGGTCGATCGAGGCTCCGGGAGGGCGATCCCGGAGCCGAGTGCTACGCGTCGGTGCGCAGCCAGTACCTGGACTGGCGACGCTATCGCGATCCATGGTGCCGTGTCGCCGGGACCCCTACCCGGCTCTGTCACTCATGGTAAGCCCATGAGTACGCACAGTGGCTAGTGCTCTGCGGTCCTCAATTGCGAGAAATCGGCGGAGCTTTGACGTACCCGGACGTCAGACGATCGAACCGTCCGGAAAACACCATCGCCAGCTCTCTCCCTGCTCAAGGGTACGCATCACCGGATGTTCCTCCTGCTCGGCGTGCTGGGTCGCGTGCCGGCCGGGCGACGAGTCGCAGCACCCCACGTGTCCGCACGAGAGACAGATCCGCAGCTGCACCGGGTGCGTCCCCGCCGCCTGGCACTCGACGCAGGTGTCGCTCAGAGGCGCGGGTTCGGGGCGCGGCAGGTCGAGAACGTGCGGGCACTCGCTCATGATGGCCAGGTTACGACGTGGGTGAGCGTGTGAGGGGCGGATCATGGAGGCGTTGTCGGTGGTGGCGCTGGTCGCGGCGAGCGCCGCGATCGCGGGAATCGCCCGCAGGACGGTGGTGCCCGCCCCGCTGCTGCTCGTCGCGGTCGGGCTCGTGGCCTCGTACCTGCCCGGTGTCCCGGAGTACGCGCTGGACCCGCACATCGTGCTGCCGCTGATCCTGCCGCCACTGCTGCACATCGCGGCCCTCGACAGCTCGTACCTCGATCTGCGGGCCAACATCCGGCCGATCGCCCTGCTCTCCGTCGGCTACACCCTGTTCGCGACCGTCCTCGTCGGGTGGGTGGCGCACCTGGTGATCCCGGGCCTCCCGCTGACCGCGGCGCTCGTGCTCGGCGCGGTGGTCGCCCCGCCGGACGCGGTGGCGGCGACCGCGGTCGCCCGCAAGCTCCGTCTGCCGGGCCGGATCACGACGATCCTCCAGGGCGAGTCCCTGGTGAACGACGCCACCGCGATCACCGCCTACCGGGTGGCGCTGGCGGCCGCGGTCGGCGAGGGCATCACCTGGGGCGAGGGCGTCGGGATGTTCCTCGTCGCCGCGGCCGGCGGCATCGGCGTGGGCCTGGTGCTGATGGTGCCGATCCACTGGCTGCGGACCCATCTCAGGGAACCCCTGCTGCAGAACACCCTGTCCCTGCTGATCCCCTTCGTCGCCTACTCCGCGGCCGAGCACGTCCACGCCTCCGGAGTGCTGGCCGTGGTCGTCGTCGCCCTCTTCCTCGGGCACCGCTCCTGGCAGGTCGACTTCGCCACCCGGCTCCAGGAGGAGGCGGTCTGGCGGATGGTCGCCTTCATCCTGGAGTCGGCCGTCTTCGCGCTGATCGGACTGCAACTGGCGCACGTGGTGCGCAAGCTCGGCTCCTTCTCGGTCGGGGAGGCCGCCTGGTACGCCGTCGTCATCTTCGTCGTCGTGGTCGTGTCCCGCTTCGTGTGGGTCTTCCCCGGGACCTTCCTGCCGCGCATGATGTCGAAGCGCATCAGGGAGCGCGAGCCCGGCGTGGACTGGCGCACCCCGGTGATCGTCGGCTGGGCCGGGATGCGGGGCGTCGTCTCGCTGGCGATCGCCTTCTCCATCCCGATCCTCATGGCGGACGGGGAACCCTTCCCGGCGCGCAACCTGATCCTGTTCCTCACCTTCACCACGGTGATCGGCACCCTGGTCGTGCAGGGGCTCACCCTGCCGGCCCTCATCCGCGTGCTGAAGCTCCCGGAGCGCGACCCGCGGAGCGTCACCCTGGCCGAGGCGCAGGCCCAGAGCGAGGCGTCCGCCGCCGCGGAGCAGCGCCTCGAGGAACTCCTCGCCGACCCGCGCAACGCCCTTCCCGGCCCGCTGCTCGACCGGCTGCGCACCGTCCTCGAACGCCGCAGGAACTCGCCCTGGGAGCGGCTCGGGGCGGTCAACCCCGTCACGGGCGAGTCCGCGGACGACACCTACCGCCGCCTCACCCGCGAAGTGATCCAGGCCGAACGCGAGGTGTTCGTGCGCCTGCGCGACGAACGCCGGATCGACGACGAGATGATGCGGGCGCTGCTGCGGCGGCTGGACCTCGAGGAGGCGGCCGCCTACCGCGAGGCCGCGGACTGAGGCCGGCCGGTGATCACCGCCGCGACGGTGGTCCCGGGCGGGAAGGCGCCCTCGCCGGCGAGGACGACAAGTCCGTAGAGCATTTTGGCGACATAGAGACGTTCCACGGGCAGTCCGTGACGTGCTTCGAAATCCTGCGCGAACGCGTCGAGGTCGGGCGGGACCCGGGCGTACCCGCCGAAGTGGAACCTCTCGTCCAGCGACCAGTCGCCCGCCGGTCCGCCGAACGCCTCCTGCTGGAGGGCGGCCGTCCGCTCGCCGAGGCAGGCCCCCTTGAGCACGGGGATGCCCAGCGCCCGCGCTCCGTCCCCGAGTCCGGCGGCGAGTCCCGCGAGCGTCCCGCCGGTCCCGCACGCCACGGCCGCCACGTCGGTCTCGCCGCGCAGCTCGCGGCCGAGCTCCGTACAGCCCCGCGCTGCAAGGGCGTTGCTGCCGCCCTCCGGCACGACCCAGCACCCCTCGGGCTCCCCGATGCGCTCCAGGAGCTCGGCCAGCACCTCCGGTTCGGACGTGCGGCGGTACGTGGCGCGGTCCACGAAGTGCAGCCGCATCCCGTCGGCGGCGCAGGCGGCCAGTGACGCGTTGAGGGGCTTCCCGGCGAGCTCGTCGCCCCGGACGACGCCCACGGTGGGGAAGCCGAGCAGCCGCCCGGCGGCGGCCGTGGCGCGCAGATGGTTGGAGTACGCGCCGCCGAAGGTGAGCACGGTGCGGCCCGCCGCCGCGCGGAGGTTCGGCGCCAGCTTGCGCCACTTGTTGCCGGGCAGGTCGGGGTGGATGAGGTCGTCCCGCTTGAGCAGCAGCCGCACCCCGTGCCGTGCGAAGCGCTCGTCGGCCACCGGCACCAGGGGCGACGGGAGCCGGGGTCGCAGGACGGCGGGGTCGAACGCGTTCACCCCGCCATTGTCGCC
It contains:
- a CDS encoding RNA polymerase sigma factor SigF; protein product: MRDGDGPVRDEERIPGTPNSGRTAPAEPGGAPAGIPEQQARPHPVDERDGLPAAAEQKQAGGTSQAKHWQRAAMSEHEHDLKEHGHHAPNDRSEARSMFIALRKLPEGSPERAELRNQLVRMHLPLVEHLARRFRNRGEPLDDLTQVATIGLIKSVDRFDPDRGVEFSTYATPTVVGEIKRHFRDKGWAVRVPRRLQELRLALTTATAELSQQHGRSPTVHELAERLGISEEEVLEGLESANAYSTLSLDVPDTDDESPAVADTLGAEDEALEGVEYRESLKPLLEDLPPREKRILLLRFFGNMTQSQIAQEVGISQMHVSRLLARTLAQLREKLLVEE
- a CDS encoding anti-sigma regulatory factor, coding for MSQIAGEPGTQDFVEVRLPAAGAYLSVLRTATAGLAARLDFTLDEIEDLRIAVDEACAILLQQAVPGSVLSCVFRLVDDSLEVTVSAPTTDGRAPERDTFAWTVLSALAGKVDSSVADDRTVSISLYKQRGAGPGPA
- a CDS encoding UBP-type zinc finger domain-containing protein, with product MSECPHVLDLPRPEPAPLSDTCVECQAAGTHPVQLRICLSCGHVGCCDSSPGRHATQHAEQEEHPVMRTLEQGESWRWCFPDGSIV
- a CDS encoding Na+/H+ antiporter, which codes for MEALSVVALVAASAAIAGIARRTVVPAPLLLVAVGLVASYLPGVPEYALDPHIVLPLILPPLLHIAALDSSYLDLRANIRPIALLSVGYTLFATVLVGWVAHLVIPGLPLTAALVLGAVVAPPDAVAATAVARKLRLPGRITTILQGESLVNDATAITAYRVALAAAVGEGITWGEGVGMFLVAAAGGIGVGLVLMVPIHWLRTHLREPLLQNTLSLLIPFVAYSAAEHVHASGVLAVVVVALFLGHRSWQVDFATRLQEEAVWRMVAFILESAVFALIGLQLAHVVRKLGSFSVGEAAWYAVVIFVVVVVSRFVWVFPGTFLPRMMSKRIREREPGVDWRTPVIVGWAGMRGVVSLAIAFSIPILMADGEPFPARNLILFLTFTTVIGTLVVQGLTLPALIRVLKLPERDPRSVTLAEAQAQSEASAAAEQRLEELLADPRNALPGPLLDRLRTVLERRRNSPWERLGAVNPVTGESADDTYRRLTREVIQAEREVFVRLRDERRIDDEMMRALLRRLDLEEAAAYREAAD
- a CDS encoding 1-aminocyclopropane-1-carboxylate deaminase/D-cysteine desulfhydrase, translated to MNAFDPAVLRPRLPSPLVPVADERFARHGVRLLLKRDDLIHPDLPGNKWRKLAPNLRAAAGRTVLTFGGAYSNHLRATAAAGRLLGFPTVGVVRGDELAGKPLNASLAACAADGMRLHFVDRATYRRTSEPEVLAELLERIGEPEGCWVVPEGGSNALAARGCTELGRELRGETDVAAVACGTGGTLAGLAAGLGDGARALGIPVLKGACLGERTAALQQEAFGGPAGDWSLDERFHFGGYARVPPDLDAFAQDFEARHGLPVERLYVAKMLYGLVVLAGEGAFPPGTTVAAVITGRPQSAASR